In Xenorhabdus griffiniae, the genomic window CAGCCCGAAGTGCCTCAGCAACATATTTTTGATCATAGATTTCAACGAGTTTACTGATTAACGCTTTGTCTTCTTCTTTTTTCCGGTATTGTTCTTCTTCGTTTTGTGCAATCAGTTTTTGTGCGATTAACTCTAACTCTTTCATATTAAAAACCATTTATCTAATGGGATATCTTAGTGTAAGAATATCACCCAAATGACACAGGATAAAGTTAAACTGACAAAAAAAGAAATCTCAGAGACGTATAATAATCACTGACGCGCCGCGATGCGGCTTGTCTGCTGACGATGGCATACAAAACAAAAACCCGTTTTGCATGCCATCGTCCAGCAATTTAAATGTATTTTTTAAACATCGCAGCCGTTATCATCACCGCCATACCCAGTAATAATGCCGCTGGCAACAATATCACCGCAGGATACATCGTATCCGGCCAGGATAAATACAGCACACAGGGAATGGTGCAGGCTGGCCTAATGCCCCGTTTGGCATGATGATAAACAAAACTGGATTCATAGCCTGCGCCATAACGGCGTAAATCCCGCCGTCCCAGTCCGTCAACCAGTGCGACTAAAATCACCATCACAAACAAAGGGATGGATAACACCAGGATAGCTAACCGGATTAACGTCACCATGGTGATAAACACCGTGGCCAGACAATATTCCCGCAAATGCTCCGAGATGCCATGCAATACCGCATTGAATTCACGCATAAAATCATTGCGGCTATTGAGTTGATACTGCCATTGTCCCTGTATCCAGTGCATAAAACCACTGTCGACAAAAATCCATTGATATGCCTGCGTCAGCCCGTCAGAGACCGTTTGTGCGGGATCTGACAACAACAGGCTCTGGGTCAATTCCGTGGATAAAAATTGCAGCTCGGTTTTCATCATCGTCTGGCTGTGAGCGGCACCCTGTTCCGGCCAGAAAAAGGTCATCCCGAGATATTCCAGTAACAGACTGAATAGCCAGGACATGACAATAAACCCAATGAGTTGCCACGGCCATGCCCATAACACACGATACAGCAGGCCATGCTGGCGTGGGGGTTGTGAAGCCGAGCGGGATTGATTTTCTGACTGTGTCATGACGTGAAATTACCCCTTCTCTTCCCACCAGTTTTCACGGGTGCGGTAGTGTCGGCGCATATACTCAGCGATGTTCTGCAAACTCGCCGGCATCAGGGCATCATCGTTATCGCCGGTTGGCAGAGGCATCCGAATTTTCCACAGTTGCCCGCCCTCCAGTAAGGCGAACGCCTGCCCTTTCGGCAGGTTAATCATCTCAGCCGGCGTCACCAGCGGCGTTTTGACCGTACCTACCCGGTCCTGCGTGGACGAGGTAAAATCCTGCCCCTGTTCAACATCGGCAATATCAGAGTGCCCTGAAACCAGCGTTTTGCTGTAGATTTCCACTTCCGGCAACTGGCTGGTCAGTAACTCGGCTGTCCGGTTATCCCGCACCCGCAACATAATCAGGGTATTGAAGTTACCGATCACCTGTGCGGTTTTAGCCGGGCTGCCGATACGGGCTTCGATATCGGAGGAGGTCTGGGTATAGGCGGTGACCTGCATGCCTGCACCGCCGCCTTTATTGATCAGTGGGATAAACTCATCCCCCATTAGCTCATTGAATTCGTCACAATGCAGGTTAATCGCGAGCTTCCCGTCATCGCGAACCGGCAACCCTGCATTCATACCATATTTGTAGATTTGCCCCGCGACACTGACCAAATCGGCAAACATACTGTTGCCCACCGCCGAGGCCACATCGCTGTCAGACAGTGCATCCAGCCCGATATACACAATCCCGTTCTTGCGGATCACCTGTTCCCAGTCGAAGATGGGGCGCAGATCCATCATATTGAGATAATCCGGTGATAACAGTTCAGCGATTTTGCCCGTGGTCAGTTTTTCCAATAGCGGCAATAAGGAAGCGACAATTTTATCAAAATAGGTACGATCATAACGCACGGCAGAGCGTAACCCGTCCAGAATCGGATCGTAGAGCGACTTACCCGCTTCTGAACTCAGCGTGACTTCCATCGCCCAGAGTCTGAGCGCATCCGGCTGTCCCTGCATATTGCGCGGGATATCTTTTTCTTTCAGCTTGCCGAGGGTTTGGTTGATTTGCTCCAGCAGGGCGGGCTGCCTTTCTGCCAGCATTTTCGTGGCATAGAGCTGGTACAATTCACTGATATTATTGACGTAACGGGTAATCAGCGTGTAATCCGGCCGATGCCCCAGTGCAACTAAAGCCCGGGCGACAATATTGACAAAGCGCCAGGCAAACTCACGGAATGCGGCACTGTTGCCCTCACCACTGAGCTGCCCCGCCAGACGGGAGGCAACTTCCGAGACCCGGCCAAACCGCCCGACCGCATTATAACGTGCCGAAATTTCCGGCCAGCCCAGATGGAAGAGGGAAAGTTCACTGCCACGACCCGCCCGGTGCGTTTCTGCCCAAATCCGCCTTAACAGGTCAGCGTCGCCTTTCGGATCAAAGACAATCACCACCTCGCCCCGCCGGATATCCTGGGTTATCAGCAATTCAGCCAGCCGGGTTTTCCCCACACGGGTGGTACCCATCACTAAGGTATGCCCGACCCGCTCACGCAGATCCATAAACACGTCGGCTTCCTGTGGCTCAATGCCGTGGATCATGGGGTTACCGCCAACCGGGGGCAAAGGCCGCACCGGATTAAAAAGGGAATCGTTGCGTAACAGCGCTGATAACTTAGGCCAACAGTATTCCGTTCGGTGCGCCAGCAAACGGGCAAGCTGATAAACCTGAGAGGGTTGCACAAAGCGTTCGACTTCCGGCCGCCGCGTATCCTGCAAACGCTGGGTATGCTTCTGCTGCCAGCGAAATCCCCTGCCCAGAAACAGGCGCTGATGGCTGACGGGGATCTGTTTTGTGCCCATCTGATAACGCGGCAAGCGACGCAGGTTTCGGCGATAGCGGAGTACCTGAATACCCTGCCATGTGCGTATCATCGCCAATACCGCAAAACCGCCGGCCATGACATAACTGACTGAGGGGGCCAGTGCGATAGCCCAGGGTGCCCGGATGCAGATAAACGCAGCAACGGCGGAGACCACCGCGGTATTCAGCTCGACGGCAGGACGTAACAGGGCTTCAACAACGTAACGGCGGCTCATGATGATAACTATTGAGAGAGCGCCGTTTCGGTGATCAACACCGGATAATGTTGCAGTTGCAACCGGCGAGCCAATTCCGAACCGGCAGCCGGCGATAACAAGACATCCGGCGCTAATGCCCGCAGTGACTGTAAACCGGCTATCTCACTGACATTGACAACCAGCCCCACAGCGTGCAATTGCTTGAATCGGGTGGCATTCTGGCTTAACCACTGGCGTGAGTCAGGATCATCGCCAATCAGAAATAACGCCCCAATGCCCGGCAATTGCAGTGATCGACTTATCACCTGCCCCGGTGTCAGTTCCGGTGTTTTAACGGGCAACATCGCGGCTTCGCCAACCATTTCTGGTAAGGAATACGGGGGTCGTGCAGGAATATCCCCCGGTTGGGCATGAATACTTTCATAAAAAGGCGAGGCATCCTGGCCGCCTAAATCAGCAATGACATTCAGTTCGGCCTGGCAGGTATTAATCCATAACAGGCCGATAATGGGGAATACGCTCAACCGTTTCATTGTAATGACGTGACCTGCCATCCTTGATCTCCTTGTCGCAGCAATACCGGCATCAGCCCTTTACCAAACCGGAACCAGTAACCCGCATCATGATTCAGTGTGATTTGCCGGTTGCGTACCCGTTCAACGGGGATATGATGGTCTTTGGCCCACAGCCGTAAGGTGTCATCATTACGTTGGCTGTCTACCAAATAAATATCAACGGGCGGGTTAGCCGCCAGGACTTCGCTCAAACGGGTTTCACATTGTGGACAATCTTTGGCTCTGACAAACAGTGCCAGCCGGCCATTTGTCCCGCGCGATGTTGTCATATTGACTGGCAGCACATCCGGAAACAGCCGCTGCCAGGCCGCATCCACTTCCCGCTGGAAGCGCAATTCTTTCTCGGTACGGGCAAATTCTGATTTAACCCACTGTTCAGCATAACGACGGCGTTCGGCATCACTGTCGGCTTCAATGCCTAATGTAGTCAGCGGATCAAGCCCCGGTGACTGGATACCCCGTGGCCCCTTCACCAGGTGCTGATAACGCTGGTATTCATCGGCACTTAGCTTCCACTGTTCAGCCTGGCTTTTCAAGGGTTGCGGCTGGCTTTCTGTCGATGGTGTCTGCTGCGAAGCTAACGGTGCCGGTGTGGCTGCCCACACTGAACTGCTCAGTAACCAGACCAATAAACCGAAACGATGCCATTTCATCAATGCCCTCCCTGCTGCGTTTGTTTAGCTGAATCAGGTAGCTGATAGCCTTGTCGTAAATGATGACAAACCACTCGCTGCACCTCATCCACGTCCAGTTGCCAGGCCGGGCCTGCCATGATTTGCAATGCGGTGCGCAACCGGATTGGGCCTAACTGATAGTGCACCGAGGGCAATGGCTGGCGATATAAGATGTCATGGGTTTTATCCGGTGCACATAACGAGTAACCTGATTGACGCAACACGTAATGCAGTGCATCAGCAACCGTCGGTTTCAGCGACGCAGGGATATGGATATCAACCAATTGGGAAAGCGGGGCACGTTGTGCTTCTGTCGGGTCGGTACTGGCCAGCAAATAACGGCCATAACGAACAACTTCAGGTTGTTGTCCATAAATATCCGGTGAAACAGGCTGAATGTTGCGTGTCAGTGTGACGGAAGGAAAACGACTTTGGGAAGGCTGAGATAGCGGTTGTTTTACGGGAGTCTCGCATCCCGTCAGTATGACCGCCATTAAGCCGATTAACACGTTTATTTTCATGCCAGATAGGTTCCTGCTCAGTCGTAAAATAATCCTGACTATGCAAGGAACCCGGTGATGTATTCAATGAACAACTCAACTGTGTTTGCTGAAAATAAAGGTGTCGTAATAGGAAATAACGGATAAACCCTGAACCGGTATTATCGTATTACGTGGCATGGGTAATAACGGAACATTATTCAGCCACCGATTGACGTCTTCTCCGCTCAATCAACTTACCGTTGCGGTCAAAATAACGGCTGGGCCAGATTTCAGATGGCGCCATCTCCAGACAGGTAGCGATGATAAACTCCCCTTTGGGCCATGGGCGGGATAAGGTATTTGCCAGTGTAGAAGAACTGAGTCCCGATTCACGGGATAAAGCGGCGAGTGTGGTACCACGCTTGCGTAATGCACAAATAATTTCGGCTGGGTGCCAGTCTTGTTGAGTGTGAGTCATACCTGCTTCCCCTTCTGTTGATTATTGGTGGTAGTTCAGACAGGGTTTGCAATACCGGGAGTAACCGTCCGGCGAGACCGAAGCCTCCCCTGCCTGAACCGCCATTGAAGGTGCGATAGCAGGCACACTGGCAGAAAATTTCTACCAGTGGGTTACTCTTTAACAGGGTTGCAAATCCCCGACTATCAGATGTGCTGATAGCTTTTTTACTTTAACCGATTGAGTTATCTAATTCAATAATCGAACATGTTAGTTTAACAAGTAAATAAAATATATTCAGAATATTCAAAGTATATGCTGTGACAAAACCTTTCTGTTCAGTTCGGTTATGCGGGTTTCACACTCCTGCGGATAATCGAAACCAATAATTTGGGCAACTTCCCGTCCCAAACGCCCATATAGTTGAGTCGTTGCTTCAAATGCGCGTAGTGCATCAGATGTGTCAAACCGTCCAAAGGTGTTTTGCAATTCAGTCCACGTTTGCGAATCAGTCCATTCCTTTAAATGCAAGCCATTATGCCATAGATCTATCGACTCATTATTTCGAGCAAGTGCACTCCACTCCAACATACACATCAAGAGTTCTTTCATCGTGTTATCACGAAATTTAACCAACCAGAGTTCCCCGC contains:
- a CDS encoding TIGR03759 family integrating conjugative element protein, producing MKWHRFGLLVWLLSSSVWAATPAPLASQQTPSTESQPQPLKSQAEQWKLSADEYQRYQHLVKGPRGIQSPGLDPLTTLGIEADSDAERRRYAEQWVKSEFARTEKELRFQREVDAAWQRLFPDVLPVNMTTSRGTNGRLALFVRAKDCPQCETRLSEVLAANPPVDIYLVDSQRNDDTLRLWAKDHHIPVERVRNRQITLNHDAGYWFRFGKGLMPVLLRQGDQGWQVTSLQ
- a CDS encoding integrating conjugative element protein, producing MAGHVITMKRLSVFPIIGLLWINTCQAELNVIADLGGQDASPFYESIHAQPGDIPARPPYSLPEMVGEAAMLPVKTPELTPGQVISRSLQLPGIGALFLIGDDPDSRQWLSQNATRFKQLHAVGLVVNVSEIAGLQSLRALAPDVLLSPAAGSELARRLQLQHYPVLITETALSQ
- the traD gene encoding type IV conjugative transfer system coupling protein TraD, whose amino-acid sequence is MSRRYVVEALLRPAVELNTAVVSAVAAFICIRAPWAIALAPSVSYVMAGGFAVLAMIRTWQGIQVLRYRRNLRRLPRYQMGTKQIPVSHQRLFLGRGFRWQQKHTQRLQDTRRPEVERFVQPSQVYQLARLLAHRTEYCWPKLSALLRNDSLFNPVRPLPPVGGNPMIHGIEPQEADVFMDLRERVGHTLVMGTTRVGKTRLAELLITQDIRRGEVVIVFDPKGDADLLRRIWAETHRAGRGSELSLFHLGWPEISARYNAVGRFGRVSEVASRLAGQLSGEGNSAAFREFAWRFVNIVARALVALGHRPDYTLITRYVNNISELYQLYATKMLAERQPALLEQINQTLGKLKEKDIPRNMQGQPDALRLWAMEVTLSSEAGKSLYDPILDGLRSAVRYDRTYFDKIVASLLPLLEKLTTGKIAELLSPDYLNMMDLRPIFDWEQVIRKNGIVYIGLDALSDSDVASAVGNSMFADLVSVAGQIYKYGMNAGLPVRDDGKLAINLHCDEFNELMGDEFIPLINKGGGAGMQVTAYTQTSSDIEARIGSPAKTAQVIGNFNTLIMLRVRDNRTAELLTSQLPEVEIYSKTLVSGHSDIADVEQGQDFTSSTQDRVGTVKTPLVTPAEMINLPKGQAFALLEGGQLWKIRMPLPTGDNDDALMPASLQNIAEYMRRHYRTRENWWEEKG
- a CDS encoding PilL N-terminal domain-containing protein, encoding MKINVLIGLMAVILTGCETPVKQPLSQPSQSRFPSVTLTRNIQPVSPDIYGQQPEVVRYGRYLLASTDPTEAQRAPLSQLVDIHIPASLKPTVADALHYVLRQSGYSLCAPDKTHDILYRQPLPSVHYQLGPIRLRTALQIMAGPAWQLDVDEVQRVVCHHLRQGYQLPDSAKQTQQGGH
- a CDS encoding helix-turn-helix domain-containing protein, translating into MTHTQQDWHPAEIICALRKRGTTLAALSRESGLSSSTLANTLSRPWPKGEFIIATCLEMAPSEIWPSRYFDRNGKLIERRRRQSVAE
- a CDS encoding TIGR03747 family integrating conjugative element membrane protein: MTQSENQSRSASQPPRQHGLLYRVLWAWPWQLIGFIVMSWLFSLLLEYLGMTFFWPEQGAAHSQTMMKTELQFLSTELTQSLLLSDPAQTVSDGLTQAYQWIFVDSGFMHWIQGQWQYQLNSRNDFMREFNAVLHGISEHLREYCLATVFITMVTLIRLAILVLSIPLFVMVILVALVDGLGRRDLRRYGAGYESSFVYHHAKRGIRPACTIPCVLYLSWPDTMYPAVILLPAALLLGMAVMITAAMFKKYI